A window of Rhinatrema bivittatum chromosome 2, aRhiBiv1.1, whole genome shotgun sequence contains these coding sequences:
- the LOC115086309 gene encoding gastrula zinc finger protein XlCGF57.1-like, translating to MKENYETLISLASDEVTQHIKEENREEHPMEEGLISRESGPGFVNVSQGTERRNTRNNQQESEKKQRDPAGDPRDGVTACEMEIKVIPEHQRHGERPFSCTECNKRFTEKGALTSHMRIHTGERPFSCSECNKSFTHKCALTRHIRIHTGEGLFSCSECNKRFTHKCALTRHIRIHTGEGLFSCSECNKRFTEKGALTSHMRIHTGEGLFSCSECNKRFTEKSDLTKHVRIHTGEQPFSCSECNKRFTVKRALIIHMRIHTGERPFSCSECNKSFPVKSTLTTHMRIHTGEGLFSCSECNKSFTHKGALTRHMRIHTGERLFSCTECNKRFTVKSALTTHMRIHTGEGLFSCSECNKRFTVKSNLTRHMRIHTGERPFSCSECNKRFTVKSTLTKHLRIHTGERPFSCSECNKSFPVKDALTSHMRIHTGEQPFSCSSCNKRFTVKSTLTKHLRIHTGEGLFSCSECNKRFTEKSALTTHMRIHTGERPFSCTECNKRFTEKGALTKHMRIHTGEQ from the exons CAAGTGATGAGGTCACACAGCACATAAaggaggagaatcgagaagaacatCCTATGGAAGAAGGACTGATCTCAAGAGAATCAGGACCTGGTTTTGTGAATGTTTCGCAGGGGACTGAGAGGAGAAACACAAGGAATAATCAGCAGGAGTcagagaagaagcagagagaccctgcaGGAGACCCACGGGATGGAGTCACTGCATGTGAGATGGAGATCAAAGTCATCCCTGAGCACCAGAGACAT ggggagcgaccattctcatgtactgaatgtaataaaagattcactgagaagggtgccctcacaagtcacatgagaatccacacaggggagcgaccattctcatgtagtgaatgtaataaaagcttcacacATAAGTGTGCCCTCACAAGACACataagaatccacacaggtgagggattattctcatgtagtgaatgtaataaaagattcacacaTAAGTGTGCCCTCACAAGACACataagaatccacacaggtgagggattattctcatgtagtgaatgtaataaaagattcactgagaagggtgccctcacaagtcacatgagaatccacacaggtgagggattattctcatgtagtgaatgtaataaaagattcactgagaagaGTGACCTCACAAAACATgtaagaatccacacaggggagcaacctttctcatgtagtgaatgtaataaaagattcactgtgaaGCGTGCCCTCATAATACACATGAGAATCCatacaggggagcgaccattctcatgtagtgaatgtaataaaagcttccctgtgaagagtaccctcaccacacacatgagaatccacacaggtgagggactattctcatgtagtgaatgtaataaaagcttcacacacaagggtgccctcacaagacacatgagaatccacacaggtgagcgattattctcatgtactgaatgtaataaaagattcactgtgaagagtgccctcaccacacacatgaGAATACACACAGGTGAGggactattctcatgtagtgaatgtaataaaagattcactgtgaaGAGTAACCTTACcagacacatgagaatccacacaggggaacgaccattctcatgtagtgaatgtaataaaagattcactgtgaagagtaccctcacaaaacacctgagaatccacacaggggagcgaccattctcatgtagtgaatgtaataaaagcttccctgtgaaggatgccctcacaagtcacatgagaattcacacaggggagcaaccattctcatgtagttcatgtaataaaagattcactgtgaagagtaccctcacaaaacacctgagaatccacacaggtgagggactattctcatgtagtgaatgtaataaaagattcactgagaagagtgccctcaccacacacatgagaatccacacaggtgagcgaccattctcatgtactgaatgtaataaaagattcactgagaagggtgccctcacaaaacacatgagaatccacacaggggagcaa